The sequence GATGCCCAACAAGTTCGGCGTGCTCCAGGAGGGCTGCAACTACTGCGGCGAGTGCGACATCGGCTGCAACCGCCGCGCGAAGAACACCCTGGACCTGAACTACCTGGCCGTCGCGGAACAGCGCGGCGCGGAGGTGACGACGCAGGCGGAAGTGACGCGCATCGAGCCCCTGTCTCCGGGCTACCGCGTCACCTTCACCGACCACGCCAGCGCCGGCATGCAGCGCACCGTGGACGCGCGCCGCGTCTTCCTGTGCGCGGGCGCGGTGAACACCACGGAGCTCTTGCTGCGCAACCGCGACGTGCTCGGCACGCTGCCGGACCTGAGCGCGCGGCTGGGGGCGCGCTATTCCGCCAACGGGGACTTCCTCGCGTTCGCCTTCGACACGAAGGAGCCGTGGGACCCCGCGGTGGGGCCCACCATCACCACCGGCATGGTGGTGGAGGAGGGGCAGGGCAAGGACAAGACCTGGTTCCTCTTCCAGGAGGGCGGGCACCCGGTGCAGGCGGCGGGGCTGATGATGGCCATGGACCCGGACCGCGCGATGACGCTGCCCGCGGACCTGCTCCAGCGCGAGCTGGTGAAGGTGCTGCGCACGCGCTCCAAGGAGATGTCCGCCATCGAGAACGAGCGCGGCCGCTTCCAGGCCGTGTTCCTGGCCATGGGCCGGGACAAGGCCAACGGCCGGCTGTCGCTGTCGCCGATTACGCGCGAGCTCCAGGTGCAGTGGGACGTGCCCGCGAACCTGCCGCTGTACCGCACGCAGGAGCAGCTGTGCGAGGACGTGGCCCGCGCGCTGGGCACGCGCGCCGCGTACAACCCGCTCTGGGAGCGGCTGCACCTGCCGGTGTCCGTGCACAACCTGGGCGGCTGCGCGATGGCGGACGAGCCCGCGTACGGCGTCCTCAAGCCGGACGGCGAGGTGCACGGCTATCCCGGCCTGTATGTGATGGACGGCGCCGCGCTGCCGGTGGGCATCGGCGTCAACCCGTCCTCCAGCATCGCCGCGGTGGCCGAGCGCAACGTGGAGCAGGTCATCCGCCAGGTGAAGGACGCGCCGGGCTGGGTGGCGCCGGAGCGCGCGCCGGTGAAGACCGCGCCGGCGTACCCGCCTCGCGCCAGCATGCGGATGATGCCGGAGGTGGAGACGGTGGCCCCGCCGGTGGTGCCGGGGACGGATCCGCTGGGCGACGTGGTGATTCCGCCCGGCGGCACGGTGGCGTCTCCCACGCCGGTGGTGGGCCTGCGCTTCACGGAGCGGATGAAGGGCTTCCTCCAGCCCGGGCATCCGGCGCCGGACGACTTCGCCGGGGCGGCGCGGGCGGGGCAGCGCTCGGGCGCGGCGGCGGACTTCGTCGTCACCATCACGCTGCCCAACCTGGACCGCTTCCTCGCGCAGGAGGCGCACGGCGGCATCGTGCAGGGCACGTTGAACGTGCGCGGCTTCACGCCGCCCGGAGGCGCGCCGGTGGAGAACGGCGTCTTCAACCTCTTCGTGGGCACGGAGCGCTTCTACGAGCGGCGCATGCTGTACCTGCTGCCCTTCACCGGCGTGGACGGCCAGCCGTACCTCCTGGATGGCTACAAGGAGGTCAACGACGACGCGGGCTTCGACGTGTGGAGTGACACGTCCACGCTCTACACCGTGCTGCGCAAGGGCCACGAGCGCTCCGGCCCCGTCGTGGCCAGCGGCATCATCCGCCTGCACCTGCCGGACTTCCTCCAGCAGCTCACCACGTTCTCCGTGCTGGGCACGTCGTCGCCGCTGAAGCAGGCGGACGCGATGCGGCGCTTTGGCGGCATGTTCATGGGCACGCTGTGGGACGTCTTCGCCCGCGCGAAGTTCGACTGAGGGGGACACACCGTGGGCATGGCGAAGCGGTACGACGTGGTGGTGGTGGGCTCCGGCTTCGGTGGCTCCATCACCGCGTTGCGGCTGGCGCAGGCGGGCAAGTCCGTGGCGGTGCTGGAGCGGGGCCGCCGGTACGCCCCGGGCCAGTTCCCTCGCGACATCACGCGCGCGGACGAGCTGCTCTGGCACCACCCCGTCCGCCCGGAGGCGCGAGGGCTCTACGACGTGCGCTTCCTGTCCGGCATCGGCACGGTGACGGCGAGCGGCGTGGGCGGCGGGTCGCTCATCTACGCCAACGTGCACGTGCGGCCGGACCCCATCGTCTTCGACCATCCGCGCTGGCCCCGGGGCTTCTCCCGCGAGGCGTTGGATCCGTATTACGACAAGGTCGCGCGCGAGCTGGACGTGAAGCCGTTCCCCGCGTCCATCCCGCTGAAGAAGCGCGACCTGTTCCAGCAGGCCGCCCAGCGCATGGGCCGCAAGACGTTCGATCCGGACGAGGCCGTCTCCTGGACGGAGCCCTCCGCCCCGGGCCGCAAGGCGTGTCAGCGCTGCGCGGAGTGCGAGTTCGGCTGCCAGCACGGCGCGAAGAACACCCTGGACCTCACCTACCTGGCGCGCGCGGAGAAGCTGGGCGCCACGGTGTGGCCGGGCCTGTCCGTGTCCCACGTGCAGCGCGTCGCGGGCGGCTACCGCGTGCACTTCAAGGACCTGGCCACCGGGGAGAAGACGTCCGTGGAGGGCAGCCGCGTGGTGCTGTCCGCCGGGGCGCTGGGCACGGTGGAAATCCTGCTGCGCAGCCGCGACCGGGCCCGCACGCTGCCCCTGGTGAGCGAGTGGCTGGGCAAGGGCTACTCCGGCAACGGCGACTTCCTGGGCTCGCTGCACGGCAGCCGTGAGCAGATCATGCCGTGGGAGGGGCCGGACGTGGCCACGGTGATGCGCTTCTTCGACGCCGCGCCGCGCTTCACGATGGTGACGGCCACGTTCAACCAGCCGGCGACGGCGGTGCTCGCGGGGATGGGACAGCCCCGGCTGGGATTGCTGGGCGGTGTGGGGTCCCCGCTGTGGACGAAGCTGTGGCCGCTGATGCACGGCGCGTTCGCCAAGGGGCTGTTCAACAAGCCGCTGGGCACCGGCGTGGACCCCTCGCGCACGAGCAACCTGTTCGCCATTGGCCAGGACAACGCCAACGGGCACATGGTGCTCAAGGGCGACCGGCTGGACATCGAGTGGGACTACGCGAACGAGAACGTGGCCCTGGTGAACCGGATGACGGACGCGATGCGGGAGCTGGCGTCGCAGTACGGCGGCACGTTCGCGCCGCTCGTCACCTGGGAGCTGTTCCGCCGGCCGTTCACGGTGCACTCGCTGGGTGGGGCGCACCTGGCGGAGTCGCCGGCGCGGGGCGTCGTGTCGAAGGAAGGCGAAGTGTTCAACTACCCCGGACTGTACGTGGCGGATGGCTCCGTCATCCCCACGTCCATCGGTTTCCATCCGGTGATGACCATCAGCGCGGTGGCCGAGCGCATCGCGGAGGCGGTGGCCCATGGCTTTTGATTACCGAAGCGGCGCGGCGGTGTCGCGGACCCTGTCGCAGGACGTGACCCTCAAGGGCATGCCCGTCCCGGAGCGGTACGACTTCCTCGCGGGCGACGGCGTCCCCCTGAAGCTCACCCGCTACGTGGGGGGCACGAAGGGGCCGGTGCTGCTGGTGCACGGCGCGGGCGTGTGGAGCGGCATGTTCATGCTGCCCACGCTCAAGGAGAACTTCGTCCAGCACCTGGTGCGCCACGGCTACGACACGTGGCTGCTGGACTGGCGCGCCAGCGTGCAGCTGCCCCTGCGTCAGTTCACCTTGGACGACGCGGCGGACCACGACATGCCGGCGGCGGTGCGGCGCGTGCGCGAAATCACCGGCGCGGACTCGGTGCAGGCGGTGGTGCACTGCGCGGGCTCCGCGGCGTTCTTCATGTCCATGGCCGCGGGGCACCTGCCGGACGTGCGCACGGTGGTGGCGTCGCAGGTGGCGCTGCACCACCACACGCCGGCCACCACGCGCTTCAAGGCGCTCTTGCGCGTGCCGGAGCTGCTGGACGCGGGGCTGGACTCGCTCACGCCGGATGACGCGTCCCGCACGCCGCTGTTCCAGGCCGCGTTCACCAAGGTGTCGAGCCTCCTGCGGATGGAGTGTGACAGCCCGGTGTGCCACCGGCTGTCGTTCATGTACGGCCGGCTGTACCGGCACGCCCGGCTCAATACGGAAACGCACGCGCGGCTGGAGGAGCAGTTTGGCCGGTGCAACCTGCTGACGTTCCGCCACCTGGGACAGCTGGCGCGCGGCGGCCACGCGGCGAAGTTCGACTACGGCCGCGCGGGCAACCTGGCGCGCTACGGACAGGCGCGTCCGCCGGACTACCTGGACCCGGAGCCCTTCCAGCGGCCCATCACGTTCGTCTCCAGCGAGCAGAACCGCACCTACCTGCCGTCGTCCACGGAGCGCACCTTCCAGTGGCTGCGTGAGGCCAACGGTGCCCGCTGGTACCAGCGCCGCATGCTGCCGGGCTACGGCCACCTGGACACGTTCATGGGAAGCACCGCCGCCGAGGACACCTATCCGGTGCTGCGCGAGGCGCTGGAGTTCCAGCCCCGCTGACGCCGTCCGCTTCCAGGGGAGCAGGAGGCGGAGCGACCGGCCGCCGACGATGGCGGCCCCCTTGCCGGTGCTTACCGTTGGGCCGTCGTGGGAGTTCTCTTCCCTCGCTCGCCTGCGTGGAGGCCCGGATGAAAGCGGTCGTGCTGAAAGGCTATGGGGACGTGGATGTGCTCGCGGTGCAGGACATGCCCGAGCCGAAGGTTGGGCCGGGCGAGGTGAAGGTCCGCGTCACCGCCGCGAGCATCAACCCGGTGGACTGGAAGATCCGCCGGGGGGACATGAAGGGGCGGATGGACCTGAAGTTCCCCGCCATCCTCGGGCGCGACGTGTCCGGCGAGGTCGTGGAGGTCGGCACGGGCGTGGAGACCTTCGAGCCGGGTGACCGCGTGATGGGGCTGGTGAACGCCGGCTACGCGGAGACGGTGGTCGCGCCCACGGAGTGCTGGGCGAAGGTGCCCGACACCCTGGACCTGCAGGACGCCGCCGCGCTGCCGCTGGTGACGCTGACGGGCACGCAGCTCATTGAAGAGCACGTGCGTCCCTCGAAGGGGGACACGGTGCTCGTCACGGGGGCGCTGGGGGCGGTGGGGCGCTCGGCCATCTTCGCGGCGCGGGCGCGGGGCGCGCGCATCTGGGCGGGTGTGCGCAGCAAGCAGGTGGACGAGGCCCGGAAGCTGGGCGTGGAAGGCGTCGTCGCGCTGGATGATCCGAAGGACATCGCGAGGCTGCCCACGCTGGACGCGGTGGCGGATACGGTGGGCGGTGACGCCGTGGCGGCGGTGCTCGACAAGGTGAAGCACGGTGGGACGGTGGGCAGCGTTCTGGGGGAGCCGAAGGGCGCGAAGGAGAAGGGGCTCACCGTGCGCAGCTTCATGGCGCATCCGGATGCGCACCGGCTGGAGCAGATTGCCCAGAGCGCGGCGAAGGGCGACCTGGTGATTCCCATCAGCCGGACCTTCAAGCTGGATGAAGCGCGCGAGGCCCAGAAGGTCGCGGAGCAGGGCGGCATGGGCAAGGTGCTGCTCGTCAACTGACGCGTGCGCCTCAGAACGGGGCGGCGCGGGTGAAGGACACGCGCTGCCCCGTCGCAGGGTGCATGAACGACAGCGTCTCGGCGTGCAGGTGCAGACGGAGGCCCGCGTGTCCGTACAGCGGGTCTCCCACGATGGGCGCGCCCAGGCCCTGCGGGTGCGCCGCGTGGACGCGGAGTTGGTGGGTGCGGCCGGTGCGCGGGTGGAAGGCCACGCGCGTGTGGCCTGCTTCGCGGCGGAGGACCTCCCAGTCCGTGACCGCGGGCTTGCCATGCACGGGGTCGACGATCTGGCGCGGACGGTCGTCCAGGTCGACACGGAGGGGCAGGGTGATGGTGCCGGAGTCCCCCTGCACGGGGCCGTCGATGAGCGCCACGTAGCGCTTGGCCACGTCGCGGTGGAGGAACTGGCGCTGAAGCGACGCGTGCGTGCGGCTGTCGAGCGCCGCCACGAGCAGCCCGGATGTGTCGAGGTCCAGCCGGTGTGCGAGCAGCGGGCCCGTGGCGTGCGGATACCGTGAGCGCAGGCGCGTGAGCACCGAGTCCAGCAGTGATGCGTCCCGGCCCGGCACGGACAGCAGGCCGCAGGGCTTGTCGATGACGA is a genomic window of Corallococcus macrosporus containing:
- a CDS encoding GMC family oxidoreductase N-terminal domain-containing protein produces the protein MAPAYDALVIGTGFGGAVAACRLAQAGLTVRVLERGLRYQKGSFPRDFEDPRNGWLYQHRQGLFDIKLLKGMSIVQAAGYGGGSLIYANVHLRPPAEVFASGWPEGYSREALDPYYDLVAHMLDVQPITASARGLPPKTKRMQEVAKKLGREAQFFHPNLAVRFTPAGEPMPNKFGVLQEGCNYCGECDIGCNRRAKNTLDLNYLAVAEQRGAEVTTQAEVTRIEPLSPGYRVTFTDHASAGMQRTVDARRVFLCAGAVNTTELLLRNRDVLGTLPDLSARLGARYSANGDFLAFAFDTKEPWDPAVGPTITTGMVVEEGQGKDKTWFLFQEGGHPVQAAGLMMAMDPDRAMTLPADLLQRELVKVLRTRSKEMSAIENERGRFQAVFLAMGRDKANGRLSLSPITRELQVQWDVPANLPLYRTQEQLCEDVARALGTRAAYNPLWERLHLPVSVHNLGGCAMADEPAYGVLKPDGEVHGYPGLYVMDGAALPVGIGVNPSSSIAAVAERNVEQVIRQVKDAPGWVAPERAPVKTAPAYPPRASMRMMPEVETVAPPVVPGTDPLGDVVIPPGGTVASPTPVVGLRFTERMKGFLQPGHPAPDDFAGAARAGQRSGAAADFVVTITLPNLDRFLAQEAHGGIVQGTLNVRGFTPPGGAPVENGVFNLFVGTERFYERRMLYLLPFTGVDGQPYLLDGYKEVNDDAGFDVWSDTSTLYTVLRKGHERSGPVVASGIIRLHLPDFLQQLTTFSVLGTSSPLKQADAMRRFGGMFMGTLWDVFARAKFD
- a CDS encoding alpha/beta fold hydrolase, with the translated sequence MAFDYRSGAAVSRTLSQDVTLKGMPVPERYDFLAGDGVPLKLTRYVGGTKGPVLLVHGAGVWSGMFMLPTLKENFVQHLVRHGYDTWLLDWRASVQLPLRQFTLDDAADHDMPAAVRRVREITGADSVQAVVHCAGSAAFFMSMAAGHLPDVRTVVASQVALHHHTPATTRFKALLRVPELLDAGLDSLTPDDASRTPLFQAAFTKVSSLLRMECDSPVCHRLSFMYGRLYRHARLNTETHARLEEQFGRCNLLTFRHLGQLARGGHAAKFDYGRAGNLARYGQARPPDYLDPEPFQRPITFVSSEQNRTYLPSSTERTFQWLREANGARWYQRRMLPGYGHLDTFMGSTAAEDTYPVLREALEFQPR
- a CDS encoding FAD-dependent oxidoreductase — protein: MAKRYDVVVVGSGFGGSITALRLAQAGKSVAVLERGRRYAPGQFPRDITRADELLWHHPVRPEARGLYDVRFLSGIGTVTASGVGGGSLIYANVHVRPDPIVFDHPRWPRGFSREALDPYYDKVARELDVKPFPASIPLKKRDLFQQAAQRMGRKTFDPDEAVSWTEPSAPGRKACQRCAECEFGCQHGAKNTLDLTYLARAEKLGATVWPGLSVSHVQRVAGGYRVHFKDLATGEKTSVEGSRVVLSAGALGTVEILLRSRDRARTLPLVSEWLGKGYSGNGDFLGSLHGSREQIMPWEGPDVATVMRFFDAAPRFTMVTATFNQPATAVLAGMGQPRLGLLGGVGSPLWTKLWPLMHGAFAKGLFNKPLGTGVDPSRTSNLFAIGQDNANGHMVLKGDRLDIEWDYANENVALVNRMTDAMRELASQYGGTFAPLVTWELFRRPFTVHSLGGAHLAESPARGVVSKEGEVFNYPGLYVADGSVIPTSIGFHPVMTISAVAERIAEAVAHGF
- a CDS encoding NADP-dependent oxidoreductase; amino-acid sequence: MKAVVLKGYGDVDVLAVQDMPEPKVGPGEVKVRVTAASINPVDWKIRRGDMKGRMDLKFPAILGRDVSGEVVEVGTGVETFEPGDRVMGLVNAGYAETVVAPTECWAKVPDTLDLQDAAALPLVTLTGTQLIEEHVRPSKGDTVLVTGALGAVGRSAIFAARARGARIWAGVRSKQVDEARKLGVEGVVALDDPKDIARLPTLDAVADTVGGDAVAAVLDKVKHGGTVGSVLGEPKGAKEKGLTVRSFMAHPDAHRLEQIAQSAAKGDLVIPISRTFKLDEAREAQKVAEQGGMGKVLLVN